A genomic window from bacterium includes:
- a CDS encoding HAD-IIIA family hydrolase, with the protein MVHRILVIRLGSLGDVILTSATVLNLKIAHPNCRLSFLTKARFAPIAKMLTGVDEVITLPETASNHDYFQLLLALDKQNFDLVVDLHGNLRSWLARRVISSGNTSAYPKRRLSRWLSVRHLTTPDDVPHTIDLYNRALSEFEITPYVSRPVIHREQLLPVSPDLASRTNLVAIAPGAAHATKQWPIERFQQVARLLIERHACHILWVAVGSDQLAPNTEASFGDSLTELIDWPLEQLAPLLARASVTISNDSGLMHLASAVGTPVIAIFGPTHSTLGFSPRGLHDQMIEVDEYCRPCSLHGNKPCFRTEQFCFTRITPETVAAAAGERLTTPLTKAVFFDRDGTLIYDKHYLSDPDQVELIPGAAEALRTAHQLGYKLVSLSNQSGVARGIFPVSAMRAVQKRFEDKLRSAGVTLDASATCPHYPFGIIPEYTCTCCCRKPHPGMAEQAARNHAINLHQSIVIGDKLDDLNLGMVIGASPLLVRTGHGKTTEQSLISGDLYTRIERFDSVVQAVASLQG; encoded by the coding sequence ATGGTCCACCGTATTCTGGTCATCCGTCTGGGTTCACTGGGGGATGTCATCCTGACATCCGCTACAGTTCTGAATCTCAAGATCGCACATCCCAACTGTCGCCTGAGCTTCCTGACCAAGGCCCGCTTTGCCCCGATCGCCAAAATGCTCACCGGCGTTGATGAAGTGATCACTCTACCGGAGACCGCTTCAAATCACGATTACTTCCAACTGCTGTTGGCGCTGGATAAACAGAATTTCGATCTGGTGGTCGACCTGCACGGAAATTTGCGCTCATGGCTTGCACGTCGAGTAATCTCATCGGGCAATACTTCGGCTTATCCGAAACGCCGGCTCAGTCGATGGCTCTCCGTCCGTCACCTGACCACGCCCGATGATGTCCCGCATACGATCGATCTGTATAACCGCGCTCTCAGCGAATTTGAGATCACGCCATATGTCAGCCGCCCGGTGATCCATCGCGAGCAACTGCTTCCGGTCTCCCCGGATCTGGCAAGTCGAACAAATCTCGTCGCAATCGCTCCGGGCGCGGCGCATGCAACCAAGCAGTGGCCGATCGAGCGCTTTCAGCAAGTCGCCCGATTGCTGATCGAACGGCACGCGTGCCATATTCTCTGGGTGGCAGTCGGAAGTGACCAGCTTGCGCCAAACACCGAAGCCTCGTTCGGCGATTCCCTGACCGAACTGATCGACTGGCCGCTCGAACAGCTTGCGCCTCTGCTTGCGCGCGCCAGCGTCACGATCTCAAATGACTCCGGCCTGATGCATCTCGCTTCCGCAGTCGGCACGCCGGTGATCGCTATCTTTGGTCCGACTCATTCCACACTTGGATTCTCTCCGCGCGGCCTGCATGACCAGATGATTGAGGTCGATGAGTACTGCCGGCCCTGTTCGTTGCATGGCAACAAACCGTGCTTCCGTACCGAGCAGTTCTGTTTCACCCGGATTACTCCCGAGACAGTCGCTGCCGCCGCAGGGGAGAGGCTCACCACGCCCCTGACCAAGGCGGTCTTTTTCGATCGCGACGGCACCCTTATCTATGACAAGCACTATCTCTCTGACCCTGATCAGGTCGAACTGATTCCCGGCGCCGCTGAAGCACTCCGAACCGCTCACCAGCTTGGCTACAAGCTGGTTTCGCTCTCCAATCAATCCGGAGTGGCGCGAGGCATCTTTCCAGTCAGCGCCATGCGAGCAGTGCAAAAACGATTCGAGGATAAACTGAGATCGGCCGGGGTTACTCTCGATGCTTCCGCTACCTGCCCCCATTACCCGTTTGGGATCATCCCCGAATACACCTGTACCTGTTGCTGTCGCAAGCCTCATCCGGGTATGGCGGAACAGGCCGCGCGTAATCACGCTATCAATCTGCATCAGTCGATAGTTATCGGCGATAAATTGGATGACCTCAATCTCGGCATGGTGATCGGCGCATCGCCACTTCTGGTGCGCACGGGGCATGGCAAAACGACGGAACAATCGCTCATCTCCGGCGATCTATACACTAGGATCGAGCGGTTCGATTCGGTGGTCCAAGCAGTCGCATCGCTTCAGGGGTAA
- a CDS encoding undecaprenyl-diphosphate phosphatase: MSFIDALILGIVQGLTEFLPVSSSGHLVIAEAVLKVKQPGITLELLVHLGTLLSVIIYFRTQIFTLIKALFVREMTKERRIILLLIIGTIPAGLAGVLLKDFFESTFSNPLETSIELIITGGILFLPRLVKPGTAGMTIPTVIWMGIGQAISILPGISRSGSTIVAGLLAGVKPAEAAEFSFLLSIPAIAGAIVLGIPDMANIASDLVMPYLAATIASFVCGLVAVYWVLSAVKKGKFEYFAYYCFAIGLFGLYLFW, translated from the coding sequence ATGTCATTCATAGATGCCTTGATCCTCGGGATCGTTCAGGGACTGACCGAATTCCTCCCCGTTTCGTCATCGGGTCACCTCGTGATTGCGGAAGCGGTCCTCAAGGTCAAGCAACCCGGGATCACGCTGGAACTGCTGGTCCATCTCGGGACTCTGCTTTCCGTCATTATTTATTTCCGCACCCAGATATTCACTTTGATCAAAGCGCTTTTCGTGCGCGAGATGACCAAGGAACGCCGGATCATCCTCTTGCTGATTATTGGCACAATCCCTGCCGGACTCGCTGGAGTGTTGCTCAAAGATTTCTTTGAGAGCACTTTCTCGAATCCACTGGAGACCTCGATCGAGCTGATCATCACCGGCGGAATTCTTTTTCTGCCGCGTCTGGTGAAGCCGGGCACTGCCGGAATGACTATTCCCACCGTGATCTGGATGGGAATCGGTCAGGCGATCTCGATTCTGCCCGGAATTTCCCGTTCCGGTTCGACCATCGTTGCCGGACTGCTCGCCGGAGTGAAACCGGCCGAAGCCGCCGAGTTTTCGTTTCTGCTCTCGATACCGGCCATCGCAGGTGCTATTGTTCTTGGGATCCCGGATATGGCGAATATCGCCAGTGACCTGGTCATGCCTTATCTGGCGGCCACTATTGCCTCATTCGTGTGTGGTCTGGTGGCGGTTTATTGGGTACTCAGTGCCGTGAAGAAGGGGAAGTTCGAGTACTTCGCCTACTATTGCTTTGCCATCGGCCTCTTCGGTCTGTATCTTTTCTGGTAA
- a CDS encoding sodium-dependent transporter — MTKNRQQWGSRLGIILAVAGSAVGLGNFLRFPSQAAQNGGGAFMIPYFVALLLLGIPLMWMEWTAGRFGGGYGHSSSPGIFHSLRNKNRFIKYFGVAGILGPFIIYIYYVYVESWCLAYAWYSLSGSLNFSESNQYLSFLQGHQGVGDGSYLAGSAAAFLFFMLTFAANIWVTKNGIKGGIEKICNVAMPILFLLGIVLAIRVLTLDPPPGAPADQTPINGLGFLWNPDLTTLANPKVWLAAAGQIFFTLSLGMGVIISYASYLKKQDDVALSGLTASATNEFAEVVLGGSIVIPAAFVFFGSASIAAVASSGTFNLGFVTMPQIFAGTPGGNIYGFCWFFMLFLAGITSSISLAQPAVGFMEDEFNISRKKAVAIFAAVTFLLCQPAIWLLNKGVLDDLDFWGGTVLIVAGATFEAIFLAWVVGIDKIWHEMHEGSLIRIPRLFKFVMKYVTPTILVVMFTWWMIEEWWNVITMEGVPDDNKPWVLGIRIILVVLAVVLVIAVKIAWKGRDPKTYVSKER, encoded by the coding sequence ATGACAAAAAACCGTCAACAGTGGGGTAGCCGACTCGGAATAATTCTGGCAGTGGCCGGATCAGCCGTCGGATTGGGTAATTTTTTGCGGTTCCCATCACAGGCGGCCCAGAATGGCGGCGGCGCTTTTATGATCCCCTACTTTGTAGCGCTCCTGTTGCTGGGGATCCCTCTGATGTGGATGGAATGGACCGCCGGAAGATTTGGCGGCGGCTACGGACACTCATCATCGCCCGGGATATTTCATTCGCTTCGCAATAAAAATCGGTTCATCAAGTATTTCGGTGTTGCCGGGATCCTCGGACCATTCATCATCTATATCTATTATGTCTATGTGGAATCATGGTGTTTGGCGTACGCCTGGTATTCTTTGAGCGGTTCGCTCAATTTCAGTGAATCAAATCAGTATCTCAGTTTTCTTCAGGGTCACCAGGGGGTCGGCGACGGGAGTTATCTGGCCGGGTCGGCGGCAGCGTTTCTCTTTTTCATGCTGACATTCGCCGCTAATATCTGGGTGACCAAAAACGGGATCAAGGGAGGGATCGAAAAGATCTGTAATGTCGCAATGCCGATCTTGTTCCTGCTGGGAATTGTCCTGGCAATTCGCGTGCTAACCCTTGATCCTCCGCCCGGCGCTCCGGCAGATCAAACCCCGATCAATGGATTGGGATTCCTCTGGAATCCGGACCTGACCACACTGGCCAATCCGAAAGTCTGGTTGGCTGCCGCAGGACAGATATTCTTTACTCTCTCTCTCGGAATGGGCGTGATCATCAGTTATGCAAGTTATCTCAAGAAACAGGATGATGTCGCCCTCTCCGGCTTGACAGCCTCGGCCACGAATGAATTTGCCGAAGTGGTCTTGGGCGGTTCAATCGTCATTCCAGCGGCCTTTGTCTTTTTTGGTTCAGCCAGTATTGCAGCGGTGGCAAGCTCGGGGACATTCAATCTCGGATTTGTTACGATGCCGCAGATCTTCGCCGGGACGCCGGGTGGAAATATCTACGGTTTCTGCTGGTTCTTTATGCTGTTTCTGGCCGGGATCACGTCATCGATTTCGCTGGCCCAACCGGCGGTCGGATTCATGGAAGATGAATTCAATATATCCCGAAAAAAGGCGGTGGCAATATTTGCGGCGGTCACTTTCCTGCTCTGTCAACCCGCGATTTGGCTTCTCAACAAAGGAGTGCTGGATGACCTCGATTTCTGGGGCGGCACAGTCCTGATCGTGGCAGGAGCAACTTTCGAAGCGATCTTCCTCGCCTGGGTAGTCGGCATAGACAAGATATGGCATGAGATGCATGAAGGGAGCCTGATCCGAATCCCGCGTCTGTTCAAGTTTGTCATGAAATACGTGACGCCAACCATTCTGGTGGTCATGTTCACCTGGTGGATGATCGAGGAGTGGTGGAATGTGATCACGATGGAAGGGGTCCCGGACGACAACAAGCCGTGGGTCCTGGGAATACGCATAATCCTGGTTGTGCTGGCGGTGGTGCTGGTGATCGCCGTCAAAATCGCCTGGAAAGGGCGCGACCCGAAAACCTATGTCTCAAAGGAGCGTTAA
- a CDS encoding metallophosphoesterase translates to MRLCHFSDSHLGAGESHPRRGESGLTLRQEDIVASFLQAVDKIIALKPDLCIHSGDLFHSVRPSNKILAIAGQQLYRLAVTHKIPTVVIAGNHDSPKQAHLDAALQIFAGIENLSIAADEKCEEFLIGSARILAVPHANDASAMKDIIRDCRPDRSCRYNILVTHGVASGMEQFSMAELGEMELPIESLKAFDYTALGHYHNYTCVAERVYYAGSTDRLSMSERDAAKGVIELSLDPFTVTFHELKTRPMIDLPALDATGLRGDQVADRVAANVAATDPADKIIRQVITGLTPEILNTIPTQFFRELKQTAFSLDLRMIPAAPQSGLSQFGRTAFGRLDKEFADYLSQTGIAGPDKEALLAEASRLLAPDE, encoded by the coding sequence ATGAGGCTTTGTCATTTCTCAGATAGTCATTTAGGGGCAGGGGAGAGTCACCCGAGACGCGGTGAGTCCGGCCTGACGCTCCGCCAGGAAGATATTGTCGCCAGCTTCCTGCAAGCGGTCGACAAGATCATAGCGCTCAAGCCTGATCTCTGCATTCACTCCGGTGATCTCTTCCATTCCGTTCGCCCATCAAACAAAATTCTGGCGATCGCCGGACAACAACTCTATCGACTGGCAGTGACTCACAAAATTCCGACAGTAGTCATCGCGGGCAACCATGATAGCCCAAAACAAGCTCACCTCGATGCCGCGCTCCAGATCTTTGCCGGTATCGAGAATCTTTCCATTGCCGCCGACGAAAAGTGCGAAGAGTTTCTGATCGGCTCGGCTCGGATACTGGCAGTGCCTCATGCCAACGATGCTTCGGCCATGAAAGATATCATTCGCGACTGCCGCCCGGACAGGTCGTGTCGCTACAATATTCTCGTCACGCATGGCGTCGCCTCCGGGATGGAGCAGTTCTCCATGGCTGAACTGGGGGAGATGGAACTACCCATCGAATCGCTGAAGGCATTCGATTATACCGCGCTCGGGCACTATCACAACTATACCTGCGTCGCCGAGCGCGTATACTACGCCGGCTCTACCGATCGGTTGTCGATGTCTGAACGTGATGCGGCCAAGGGGGTAATCGAACTGAGCCTTGACCCCTTCACCGTGACCTTCCACGAATTGAAAACCCGCCCCATGATAGATCTTCCCGCTCTCGATGCTACCGGTCTACGCGGTGACCAGGTGGCCGATCGAGTGGCAGCCAATGTTGCGGCTACCGACCCCGCGGATAAGATCATCCGCCAGGTGATCACTGGCCTCACCCCGGAGATACTCAACACTATCCCGACGCAATTCTTCCGGGAACTGAAGCAGACCGCCTTTTCGCTCGATCTGCGAATGATCCCGGCGGCGCCGCAATCCGGACTATCGCAATTTGGAAGGACTGCCTTTGGACGGCTCGACAAGGAATTTGCAGATTATCTGTCGCAGACCGGGATAGCCGGTCCGGACAAAGAGGCTTTGCTGGCCGAGGCAAGCCGGCTGCTTGCCCCGGATGAATGA
- a CDS encoding sigma-54-dependent Fis family transcriptional regulator produces MKNILLVDDDRDVSQSLANLFDSDKFRFNFLEDGDKVTVYLAEHGDVDCIMLDVNLPTLSGLEVLKQIKQLNDNLPVIMISGFVSTENAIEAMREGAYEYLTKPFEIEKLVDTVNKACGYSQQQRNPFAQPKEEAAVTFVDEIIGKSPEIVEIAKLIGQVSKTDAAVLIFGESGTGKELVARAIHRNSRRKGAAFLSVNCAALPETLLESELFGHEKGAFTGAYYKRIGKFEQADGGTLFLDEIGDMSMLTQSKLLRVLQEKRFERVGGNDSIKVDVRIIAATNKSLVQAMKEGSFRVDLFYRLKVVSIFIPPLRERRGDIPLLAEHFCTKFGKTLGITPKQISKKAMALLGKYQWPGNVRELENNLHTAMVMCKNDALQPEDFPSLMEDSPKLELDLNTLQNDYTETFKKIIDPIMPRLIANSPGQIYHFLESALEKAVLAACLKHFEGNQVKTSETLGISRNTLRDRIAKYNLY; encoded by the coding sequence ATGAAGAATATTTTACTGGTGGATGACGATCGGGACGTTTCACAGTCCCTCGCGAATCTCTTCGATTCGGACAAGTTCCGCTTCAATTTCCTTGAAGACGGCGACAAGGTCACCGTCTATCTGGCGGAGCATGGCGATGTCGACTGCATCATGCTGGATGTCAATCTCCCGACCCTCTCCGGTCTCGAGGTACTCAAGCAGATCAAGCAGTTAAATGACAACCTGCCGGTCATTATGATCTCAGGGTTTGTCTCGACAGAAAACGCCATCGAAGCGATGCGCGAAGGAGCGTACGAGTACCTGACTAAACCGTTTGAGATCGAGAAATTGGTCGACACGGTCAACAAGGCCTGTGGCTACAGCCAGCAGCAGCGCAATCCGTTTGCGCAGCCCAAGGAAGAAGCCGCCGTCACGTTTGTCGACGAGATCATCGGCAAGTCGCCGGAGATCGTCGAGATCGCCAAACTGATCGGCCAGGTCTCCAAGACGGATGCTGCCGTATTGATCTTTGGCGAATCCGGTACCGGCAAGGAACTGGTCGCGCGGGCGATTCATCGCAATTCCCGCCGCAAAGGAGCCGCATTCCTTTCGGTCAACTGCGCCGCTCTTCCCGAGACACTTCTTGAATCAGAGCTGTTCGGCCACGAAAAGGGAGCCTTCACCGGCGCCTATTATAAGCGGATAGGAAAATTCGAACAGGCCGATGGCGGCACGCTGTTCCTCGATGAGATCGGGGATATGTCGATGCTGACGCAGTCAAAACTGCTCCGCGTCCTGCAGGAAAAACGGTTTGAGCGCGTCGGCGGCAACGACTCGATTAAAGTCGATGTCCGGATCATCGCCGCGACCAACAAGTCGCTGGTCCAGGCGATGAAGGAAGGATCCTTCCGCGTCGACCTTTTCTACCGCCTCAAAGTCGTCTCCATTTTCATTCCGCCGCTTCGTGAACGACGTGGCGATATTCCGCTTCTGGCGGAACATTTCTGCACCAAGTTCGGCAAGACCCTCGGCATCACGCCGAAGCAGATCTCCAAAAAGGCGATGGCCCTGCTGGGCAAATACCAGTGGCCCGGCAACGTCCGCGAACTGGAGAACAATCTCCATACCGCCATGGTGATGTGCAAGAATGACGCGCTGCAGCCGGAAGATTTCCCATCTCTAATGGAAGACTCTCCCAAGCTGGAGCTCGACCTCAATACGTTGCAGAATGATTACACCGAGACCTTTAAGAAGATCATTGATCCGATCATGCCGCGCCTGATCGCCAACTCTCCCGGCCAGATCTACCACTTCCTGGAATCAGCCCTGGAGAAAGCGGTATTGGCGGCTTGCCTGAAGCATTTCGAGGGGAACCAGGTCAAAACCTCCGAAACGCTTGGCATCTCACGAAATACGCTGCGCGACCGGATCGCCAAGTACAACCTGTACTAA
- a CDS encoding fibronectin type III domain-containing protein: MFARKTYVVLGCTLFVLLLIIGCDRYVDTRDPVSSLPTPPPTPVNLSAIIDTTSVTLSWEVIDTTAVRRFRIYTTDSMTGVTRLRDSTTDISFTRTLSGLRLNQAYAFQVASVGATGAEGYRSEAIIISLQVLGITIDNNAIYTRDWDVSVNMVAPSTTTNVMLSEDPGFAGAVWQTFAASRTFKLSDGEGSKRVYARFLLAGGIETGGLLTDSIIVDSRAFIDSVYFTPTSGTIQTGTEMFFYLKTSDVGGAAAVNIDNDSLRLFDDGTNGDATAADGLFSYRWIVPLNASANEAQVLGRYVDAAGNRAPNLPSLSLLTILSDPPDPVILAATDAAGDTVRVTWSVSRIDDFTEYRLYRQLGNGTVDENDQLVTVISQQNTNQFSDVVSGAGTWLYRIFVVDANNQSVGSNTVTVVK, encoded by the coding sequence ATGTTTGCCAGGAAAACCTACGTTGTATTGGGATGTACTCTCTTCGTGCTTTTGCTGATCATCGGTTGCGATCGTTATGTCGATACTCGCGACCCGGTCAGCTCATTGCCGACTCCACCGCCGACTCCGGTCAATCTCTCCGCCATAATTGACACGACCTCGGTCACGTTGAGTTGGGAAGTGATCGACACTACCGCGGTACGTCGATTCCGTATCTATACTACCGACTCGATGACCGGCGTCACCCGGCTGCGCGACTCGACCACTGATATCTCGTTCACCAGAACTCTGTCTGGCCTTCGTCTGAATCAAGCCTATGCGTTTCAGGTAGCGTCAGTAGGGGCCACGGGTGCGGAAGGGTATCGGTCCGAGGCTATTATCATCAGTCTGCAGGTCCTGGGCATTACCATCGATAACAACGCCATCTATACTCGCGACTGGGATGTCAGCGTGAATATGGTCGCCCCCAGTACTACCACCAATGTCATGCTCTCCGAGGATCCCGGATTCGCCGGGGCGGTTTGGCAGACGTTTGCCGCAAGTCGAACCTTCAAACTCTCCGATGGAGAAGGTTCGAAGCGGGTTTATGCACGTTTCCTTCTTGCCGGTGGTATCGAAACAGGTGGACTGCTGACTGACAGTATCATCGTTGATTCCCGCGCCTTCATCGACTCAGTCTACTTCACGCCGACCAGCGGCACGATCCAGACTGGCACCGAAATGTTTTTCTATCTGAAGACATCTGATGTCGGCGGCGCCGCGGCGGTTAATATAGATAACGATTCGCTCCGTCTCTTTGACGACGGAACCAATGGCGATGCCACAGCCGCTGACGGGCTCTTTTCCTATCGCTGGATCGTTCCGCTCAATGCCAGCGCCAACGAGGCGCAGGTGCTCGGACGATATGTTGATGCTGCAGGGAACCGTGCCCCGAACCTGCCGTCGCTATCGTTGCTGACAATTCTCAGCGACCCGCCTGACCCGGTCATTCTCGCCGCAACAGATGCGGCAGGGGACACCGTCCGCGTTACCTGGTCGGTCAGCAGAATTGATGACTTCACCGAATATCGTCTGTATAGACAACTCGGGAACGGAACGGTCGATGAAAACGACCAGTTGGTGACCGTAATAAGCCAGCAGAATACGAACCAGTTCTCCGATGTCGTTTCCGGTGCCGGGACCTGGCTGTACCGCATTTTTGTCGTCGACGCCAACAACCAGTCGGTCGGTTCAAATACCGTGACAGTTGTAAAGTAG
- a CDS encoding PEGA domain-containing protein, producing the protein MVKRFLSCLAVCLVPTLLAAQDSASAGGLTVRSTPSAALVTLKGTVTVTGITPTTLQHRLAGPFDVAVKKPMYETYKTSVFLEPGRSQALDVRLSPKTRFKGAVRSMFIPGWGQKYSEQKGKSILFGVLAVGSVTAFVIADHNFQIKYDRFQDSENAYREARDTADFATLQVLDRQRRLHQEEAFDSEDIRRGTIGAMIGVWAINVLDVLFFFPENKGNVTIQGITVTPTADQNSFGLALSRNF; encoded by the coding sequence GTGGTAAAACGATTCCTGTCCTGTCTGGCGGTCTGCCTGGTGCCGACCCTGCTCGCCGCTCAGGATTCAGCTTCCGCTGGTGGACTGACCGTCCGCTCGACTCCCTCTGCTGCTCTGGTGACGCTGAAAGGGACCGTCACGGTTACCGGCATTACCCCGACCACGTTGCAGCATCGACTGGCTGGACCCTTTGATGTTGCCGTCAAAAAGCCGATGTACGAAACGTACAAGACCTCTGTCTTTCTTGAGCCGGGGAGAAGTCAGGCATTGGATGTCAGACTCTCTCCCAAAACCCGCTTCAAAGGCGCTGTCCGTTCCATGTTCATTCCGGGATGGGGACAGAAGTACTCCGAACAGAAAGGTAAGTCGATCCTCTTCGGCGTACTGGCCGTTGGATCTGTTACCGCCTTCGTCATTGCCGATCACAATTTCCAGATAAAGTATGATCGTTTTCAGGATAGCGAGAATGCCTATCGCGAGGCTCGCGACACGGCTGACTTCGCCACCCTCCAGGTCCTCGACCGTCAGCGCCGCCTTCATCAAGAAGAGGCGTTTGATTCCGAAGATATACGGAGAGGAACTATCGGCGCCATGATCGGCGTCTGGGCGATCAACGTGCTCGATGTTCTCTTCTTCTTCCCGGAAAACAAAGGGAACGTGACCATTCAGGGGATCACGGTGACACCAACCGCCGACCAGAACAGCTTTGGTCTGGCGCTTTCACGGAATTTCTAG
- a CDS encoding sugar transferase — translation MQYGVASSATLPAPASYPTLTPDFGLKLRFFAGETFGFLFVMLSTLYIFVVPASLSRPALMKAMVNKVLKRSLDIVGSIVGLLLTSPLWLMVPIVIKLDSPGPVFYTQTRVGINRRKRDRRCFNRTADDNRRARDRRRVDYMGKPFEVIKFRTMVQDAEVNSGPVWATKGDARITRVGAFLRRTRIDEIPQFINVLRGDMAMVGPRPERPNFVRDLSTKVHGYASRLDVKPGLTGLAQIENGYDSSIASVAEKVRFDLQYIKNWSILSDVKIMLRTVVVVFTGKGAH, via the coding sequence ATGCAGTATGGAGTCGCTTCCAGCGCCACCCTGCCTGCTCCGGCCTCATATCCGACCTTGACCCCAGATTTCGGCCTGAAGCTCCGCTTCTTCGCCGGTGAGACCTTTGGTTTCCTGTTTGTGATGCTGTCGACCCTCTATATCTTTGTGGTGCCGGCTTCCTTGAGTCGTCCGGCGCTGATGAAGGCTATGGTCAACAAGGTCCTCAAGAGATCGCTCGACATCGTCGGCTCCATTGTTGGGTTGCTTCTGACCTCCCCGCTGTGGCTGATGGTTCCTATTGTCATTAAGCTGGACTCTCCGGGTCCGGTCTTTTATACCCAGACGCGCGTTGGCATCAATCGCCGCAAACGGGATCGCCGCTGCTTTAACCGCACCGCCGATGATAACCGTCGGGCTCGCGACCGTCGCCGTGTCGATTACATGGGAAAGCCGTTTGAAGTCATTAAATTCCGTACCATGGTTCAGGATGCTGAAGTGAACAGCGGACCGGTTTGGGCGACCAAGGGTGATGCGCGGATCACTCGCGTCGGCGCATTCCTCCGTCGGACTCGAATCGATGAGATCCCGCAGTTCATCAACGTTCTCAGAGGTGACATGGCCATGGTTGGCCCGCGCCCTGAGCGCCCCAACTTCGTCCGTGACCTCTCCACCAAGGTCCACGGATATGCCTCACGTCTCGATGTTAAGCCGGGTCTGACCGGTTTGGCGCAGATCGAGAATGGCTACGATTCGTCTATCGCCAGTGTCGCTGAGAAGGTCCGCTTTGACCTCCAGTACATCAAGAACTGGTCGATCCTCTCCGACGTAAAAATCATGTTGCGGACCGTCGTCGTGGTCTTTACCGGCAAGGGCGCGCACTGA
- a CDS encoding PorV/PorQ family protein, which yields MHNRVVKRILTIWILLIVLVAIFGKVSIAATDAGQTAADFLLIGVGAGAAGMGGAYTSVSQGASAAYWNPAALVGAERAEVSFSHFAWYQDIALEHGAVAFPVSEKFSLGAAITFLDYGTIDGYDANGLSIGEITSYDWQGGISAGYRINDDISVGLTTKFVNQKLADLTASTFAADLGFRYQGNKFAVAAVMANFGGSMTFDQESEKLPSAARLAVSAVPFGSRFLTSVELEKKIYGDITIRHGVEVNFENRYFIRGGYNYNPSDDVRPFGTGISFGAGLRFSSAGLDYAYTPKDSYTSEDLHRFSLSIGLGK from the coding sequence ATGCATAATAGAGTTGTCAAACGAATTCTGACCATCTGGATCCTGCTGATCGTCCTCGTGGCTATCTTTGGAAAAGTCTCGATCGCAGCGACCGATGCCGGTCAGACGGCCGCAGACTTCCTGCTCATCGGCGTAGGCGCCGGTGCTGCCGGAATGGGCGGCGCATATACGTCAGTCTCTCAGGGCGCCTCTGCCGCTTATTGGAATCCCGCCGCTCTCGTCGGCGCGGAACGAGCCGAAGTCTCCTTCAGCCATTTCGCCTGGTATCAGGATATTGCTCTCGAGCATGGTGCTGTTGCGTTCCCGGTGAGCGAGAAGTTCTCCCTTGGCGCTGCCATTACATTCCTCGACTATGGGACGATCGATGGCTACGACGCCAATGGCCTCTCTATAGGTGAGATCACCTCGTACGACTGGCAGGGAGGCATCTCTGCGGGCTATCGCATCAATGACGACATCTCTGTCGGTCTGACCACCAAATTCGTCAATCAGAAGCTCGCTGATCTGACCGCTTCGACCTTTGCCGCCGATCTTGGTTTCCGGTACCAAGGGAATAAGTTCGCGGTTGCGGCTGTTATGGCCAACTTTGGCGGGTCGATGACTTTTGATCAGGAATCCGAGAAACTCCCCAGCGCCGCCCGCCTGGCGGTCTCGGCCGTTCCGTTTGGCTCCCGTTTCCTTACATCGGTAGAGCTGGAAAAGAAGATTTACGGGGATATCACGATTCGCCACGGTGTCGAGGTCAATTTCGAGAACCGCTATTTCATCCGCGGCGGTTACAACTACAACCCAAGCGATGATGTCCGCCCGTTCGGTACCGGAATCTCATTTGGCGCGGGCCTCCGCTTCTCCAGCGCTGGTCTGGACTACGCCTACACTCCCAAAGATTCGTACACGTCTGAAGACTTGCACAGGTTCTCGCTGAGCATCGGGCTCGGCAAGTAG